A window from Sus scrofa isolate TJ Tabasco breed Duroc chromosome 2, Sscrofa11.1, whole genome shotgun sequence encodes these proteins:
- the TRIM58 gene encoding E3 ubiquitin-protein ligase TRIM58 isoform X1 translates to MASGAPGERLCEEARCPVCLDFLQNPVSVDCGHSFCLKCISEFCEKSDSAQSGLYACPQCRGPFRQENFRPNRQLASLVESVRQLGLGAGPSSSRLCVKHHEELTRFCKEDQEALCWVCDTTPEHRSHHTEPLQEAARCYQVKLQMAQELVRNEMEEASTQEANIGKKTVIWKEKVEIQRQRFRLEFEKYRGFLALEEQLQLRRLEEEERATLQRLRESKNQLVQHSRALKELAEELEERCQRPPLGLLEGVGGALNRSKSVTRLEPEIIPMELKTMCRIPGMREMLRKFQVDIKLDPATAHPSLLLTADLRSVQDGELWKDVPNNPERFDTWPCVLGLQNFSSGRHYWEVVVGERAEWGLGVCQDTVSRKGETTPSPENGVWALWLLKGGEYMVLASPSVPLLHLERPHCIGIFLDYEAGEISFYNVTNGSYIYTFNQLFSGFLRPYFFICDTTPLILPPLTKVELENWAYRGHLDDPS, encoded by the exons ATGGCCTCAGGGGCGCCTGGAGAGCGGCTGTGCGAGGAGGCCAGGTGCCCTGTGTGCCTGGATTTCCTGCAGAATCCAGTCAGTGTGGACTGCGGCCACAGCTTTTGCCTCAAGTGCATCTCTGAGTTCTGCGAGAAATCGGACAGCGCACAGAGTGGCCTCTATGCCTGTCCACAGTGCAGAGGTCCGTTCAGACAGGAGAACTTCCGTCCCAACCGGCAGCTGGCCAGCCTGGTGGAGAGCGTGAGGCAGCTGGGTCTGGGAGCGGGACCCTCGAGTTCGCGCCTGTGTGTAAAGCACCATGAGGAGCTGACCCGCTTCTGCAAGGAGGACCAGGAGGCGCTGTGCTGGGTCTGTGACACAACCCCAGAGCATAGGAGCCACCACACAGAGCCACTGCAGGAGGCCGCCAGGTGCTACCAG GTAAAGCTTCAGATGGCCCAGGAGCTTGTGAGGAACGAGATGGAGGAAGCTTCGACTCAAGAGGCTAATATAGGGAAGAAAACTGTCATTTGGAAG GAGAAAGTGGAAATACAGAGGCAACGCTTCAGGTTGGAGTTTGAAAAGTATCGTGGCTTCCTGGCCCTGGAGGAGCAACTGCAGCTTAGAagactggaggaggaggagcgagCCACCCTGCAGAGACTGAGAGAGAGCAAGAACCAGCTGGTTCAGCACAGCAGGGCCCTGAAGGAGCTGGCAGAAGAGCTGGAGGAGAGATGCCAGCGCCCACCCCTGGGTCTGCTAGAG GGTGTGGGAGGAGCCTTGAACCG AAGTAAGAGTGTCACACGACTGGAGCCAGAGATCATTCCCATGGAGTTGAAGACAATGTGTCGCATCCCTGGGATGAGGGAAATGTTGAGAAAGTTCCAAG TTGACATAAAACTGGATCCTGCCACGGCACATCCTAGCCTCCTCTTGACTGCTGACCTACGCAGTGTGCAGGATGGAGAACTGTGGAAGGATGTCCCCAACAACCCTGAGCGATTTGACACATGGCCCTGTGTCCTTGGTTTGCAGAACTTCTCATCAGGGAGGCATTACTGGGAAGTTGTGGTAGGAGAAAGAGCAGAGTGGGGATTAGGTGTCTGTCAAGACACAGTGTCAAGAAAGGGAGAAACCACACCATCTCCTGAGAATGGGGTTTGGGCCTTGTGGCTACTGAAAGGGGGTGAGTACATGGTCCTTGCCTCCCCATCAGTGCCTCTTCTCCACCTGGAACGGCCACACTGCATTGGGATTTTCTTGGACTATGAAGCAGGTGAAATTTCCTTTTACAACGTCACAAATGGGTCTTATATCTACACATTCAACCAACTGTTCTCTGGTTTTCTCCgaccttattttttcatttgtgacACAACTCCTCTTATCTTGCCACCTTTGACCAAAGTGGAGTTAGAAAATTGGGCATATAGGGGTCATTTGGATGATCCTTCCTAA
- the TRIM58 gene encoding E3 ubiquitin-protein ligase TRIM58 isoform X2 gives MASGAPGERLCEEARCPVCLDFLQNPVSVDCGHSFCLKCISEFCEKSDSAQSGLYACPQCRGPFRQENFRPNRQLASLVESVRQLGLGAGPSSSRLCVKHHEELTRFCKEDQEALCWVCDTTPEHRSHHTEPLQEAARCYQVKLQMAQELVRNEMEEASTQEANIGKKTVIWKERVQPATAAGPTTGHRPLSLPSGERTQPTVTSEGPVTKLRPLPPFPRKHRQPAASATKGPKVVHQPLCPPSRKFIWPATTAEGIPTRNRPLPSSPWEHIQPTATFAEGPGTRHQSLPLSPQKHVRPTTASGLTTGYPSLHLPSQDLRRPATIAEGSMAKSRLLPPSPRKHKWPAPCATKKPMVVHQPLCLPSRELAGPATTGEGPVTRRPPLPPTPPVFAQLTAVAEGPTTGRQPLPPHPWECELLPPLRVPRQAPTSALATTGVHVDHHQYHRGSCE, from the exons ATGGCCTCAGGGGCGCCTGGAGAGCGGCTGTGCGAGGAGGCCAGGTGCCCTGTGTGCCTGGATTTCCTGCAGAATCCAGTCAGTGTGGACTGCGGCCACAGCTTTTGCCTCAAGTGCATCTCTGAGTTCTGCGAGAAATCGGACAGCGCACAGAGTGGCCTCTATGCCTGTCCACAGTGCAGAGGTCCGTTCAGACAGGAGAACTTCCGTCCCAACCGGCAGCTGGCCAGCCTGGTGGAGAGCGTGAGGCAGCTGGGTCTGGGAGCGGGACCCTCGAGTTCGCGCCTGTGTGTAAAGCACCATGAGGAGCTGACCCGCTTCTGCAAGGAGGACCAGGAGGCGCTGTGCTGGGTCTGTGACACAACCCCAGAGCATAGGAGCCACCACACAGAGCCACTGCAGGAGGCCGCCAGGTGCTACCAG GTAAAGCTTCAGATGGCCCAGGAGCTTGTGAGGAACGAGATGGAGGAAGCTTCGACTCAAGAGGCTAATATAGGGAAGAAAACTGTCATTTGGAAG GAACGTGTACAGCCTGCCACTGCCGCAGGTCCAACAACTGGGCACCGACCTCTGAGCCTGCCTTCTGGGGAGCGCACACAACCCACTGTCACCTCTGAGGGTCCTGTGACCAAGCTCAGACCTCTGCCTCCATTTCCCCGGAAGCACAGGCAGCCTGCAGCCAGTGCCACCAAGGGGCCCAAGGTGGTGCATCAACCTCTGTGCCCTCCTTCCCGCAAGTTTATCTGGCCAGCCACCACTGCTGAGGGTATCCCAACCAGGAACCGACCTCTGCCCTCATCTCCCTGGGAGCACATACAGCCCACTGCCACCTTTGCTGAAGGTCCTGGGACCAGGCACCAATCACTACCTCTGTCTCCCCAGAAGCACGTGCGTCCCACCACAGCTTCAGGTCTCACAACTGGATACCCATCTCTGCACCTTCCTTCCCAGGATCTCCGGAGACCAGCCACCATTGCTGAGGGTTCCATGGCTAAAAGCAGACTACTGCCTCCATCTCCCAGAAAGCACAAGTGGCCTGCTCCTTGTGCCACCAAGAAGCCTATGGTGGTGCATCAACCTCTGTGCTTGCCTTCCAGGGAGCTTGCAGGGCCAGCCACCACTGGTGAGGGGCCCGTGACCAGACGCCCACCTCTGCCTCCAACTCCCCCGGTGTTTGCACAGCTGACTGCTGTTGCTGAGGGTCCCACAACTGGACGCCAACCCTTGCCCCCACATCCCTGGGAGTGTGAGCTGCTGCCACCACTGAGGGTCCCCCGCCAGGCACCAACATCTGCCCTAGCCACCACAGGAGTGCACGTGGACCACCACCAATACCACAGAGGGTCCTGCGAGTGA